A genomic stretch from Colwellia sp. Arc7-635 includes:
- a CDS encoding peptidoglycan DD-metalloendopeptidase family protein, whose product MLSVSQFFTGFTCIGLMIFFCSFNVSAQADSTTDKNSAKTNKQLNEIQRAINAQKQNLSNANVKIGDLEQQLKKDDVAIGSIIKGIVETDKNLKSVRQKLVQLTQEKQQFELAKRQQEQVLAKQLRAAYSAGHHDYLKLILNQKKSSNVQRTITHYQYLNAARINEIEEFKSTITKLNDVEVQYQSQAEQLAQLTESQNQQKQILELSKTKQKQTLVALNKKLLTAKQKLTKLEQEEKTLVALLKRMAADAQAAENLVGLSKLKRKLSWPVKGRISHSFGSSKQGYLKWKGVFLSAPIGRQVKTIHNGTILFSDWLNGYGLVSVVDHGDGYMSLYGHNQALLKSVGDRVEAGEPIALVGQSGGQAKSGLYFEIRHIGKAVNPKLWCK is encoded by the coding sequence ATGTTAAGTGTTAGTCAGTTTTTTACTGGCTTTACTTGTATTGGCTTAATGATCTTTTTTTGCTCATTTAATGTTTCAGCTCAAGCTGATTCTACCACTGACAAAAATAGTGCAAAAACAAACAAGCAACTCAATGAAATTCAACGAGCTATAAATGCGCAAAAACAAAATTTATCAAATGCCAATGTAAAAATAGGTGATTTAGAGCAACAACTAAAAAAAGATGATGTCGCAATTGGCAGCATCATCAAAGGTATAGTTGAAACTGACAAGAACTTGAAAAGCGTACGTCAAAAGCTCGTACAGCTTACGCAAGAAAAACAGCAGTTTGAGTTAGCGAAAAGACAGCAAGAGCAAGTATTGGCCAAGCAACTTAGAGCCGCATACTCCGCTGGTCATCATGATTATTTGAAATTAATTCTCAATCAAAAAAAATCAAGCAATGTGCAACGAACAATCACGCATTATCAATACCTCAATGCAGCCCGTATCAATGAAATAGAAGAATTTAAAAGTACGATAACAAAATTAAATGATGTCGAAGTGCAATATCAATCGCAAGCAGAACAATTAGCGCAACTGACCGAAAGCCAAAACCAGCAAAAACAGATTCTTGAACTATCAAAAACAAAGCAAAAACAAACGCTAGTAGCGCTGAATAAAAAATTACTTACGGCTAAACAGAAGTTAACAAAATTAGAGCAAGAAGAAAAAACGCTCGTTGCTTTACTAAAAAGAATGGCAGCTGATGCACAAGCGGCTGAAAACTTAGTAGGTTTAAGTAAATTAAAGCGCAAGCTAAGCTGGCCAGTAAAAGGTCGTATAAGTCACAGTTTTGGCTCAAGTAAACAAGGCTACTTAAAATGGAAAGGTGTATTTCTTTCTGCGCCAATTGGCCGACAAGTAAAAACCATCCACAACGGTACTATTTTATTTTCTGACTGGCTTAATGGTTATGGTCTTGTCTCAGTGGTTGATCATGGTGACGGCTACATGAGTTTATACGGTCATAACCAAGCGCTACTTAAATCGGTAGGCGATCGTGTTGAAGCTGGTGAACCTATTGCACTGGTAGGCCAGAGTGGTGGCCAAGCTAAGTCAGGTCTTTACTTTGAAATTAGACATATCGGTAAAGCCGTCAATCCAAAACTTTGGTGTAAATAA
- the gpmM gene encoding 2,3-bisphosphoglycerate-independent phosphoglycerate mutase codes for MPNKKSTVLIILDGWGYRENQESNAIYHANTPVLDDLMANKPNMLIETSGMAVGLPDGQMGNSEVGHVNLGAGRVVYQDFTRITKAIKDEEFQSNPALVNAVENAVNNDKAVHVFGLLSPGGVHSHEDHIFAMLEMAVKKGAKAVYLHAFLDGRDTPPRSAKASLIKAQEKFAELGCGQVASVIGRYYAMDRDQRWDRVELAYNLMVSGQAEFQYSQATDALDAAYERNENDEFVQASAITNSDGELIEVQDGDAMIFMNFRADRARQFTRCFTDADFSGFERKKQPKLSDFVMLTEYAADIDAPCAFPKVKLDNVLGEWLEKHHKTQLRISETEKYAHVTFFFSGGKEDTFEGEQRILVPSPQVATYDMQPEMNSTLLTDKLVAAIESGEHDFIVCNYPNGDMVGHTGDFDAAVKACEAVDKCIARVLLAVENTGSECLITADHGNAEQMVDNVSGQAHTAHTCEPVPLIYIGRNAVTAKTGALSDIAPTILALMDMPQPKEMTGSNLLTLS; via the coding sequence ATGCCAAACAAAAAATCGACAGTTCTTATTATTTTAGATGGTTGGGGATATAGAGAAAACCAAGAGTCTAATGCTATTTATCATGCCAATACCCCTGTGCTAGATGATTTAATGGCCAATAAGCCTAATATGTTGATTGAAACCTCAGGAATGGCTGTTGGCTTACCTGATGGGCAAATGGGTAACTCAGAAGTGGGCCATGTTAACTTGGGCGCAGGACGTGTTGTCTACCAAGACTTTACTCGCATCACTAAAGCCATTAAAGATGAAGAATTTCAAAGTAACCCGGCATTAGTCAATGCGGTAGAGAATGCCGTAAACAATGATAAAGCTGTACACGTTTTTGGCCTATTATCACCTGGTGGCGTTCACAGCCACGAAGACCATATTTTTGCGATGCTAGAAATGGCAGTAAAAAAAGGCGCAAAAGCCGTTTATCTTCATGCTTTTCTAGATGGCCGCGATACTCCACCGCGCAGCGCAAAAGCTTCTTTGATCAAAGCACAAGAAAAATTTGCTGAATTAGGCTGTGGTCAAGTAGCGTCAGTTATTGGCCGTTACTATGCAATGGATAGAGATCAACGCTGGGATCGTGTCGAATTAGCTTATAACCTAATGGTTTCAGGCCAAGCAGAGTTTCAGTACAGCCAGGCGACTGATGCTTTAGATGCTGCTTACGAACGTAATGAGAATGATGAGTTTGTACAAGCCTCTGCCATCACCAACAGTGATGGTGAACTCATTGAGGTGCAAGATGGTGATGCCATGATCTTTATGAACTTTCGAGCAGATCGTGCGCGTCAATTCACCCGTTGCTTTACCGATGCAGATTTTTCAGGTTTCGAACGTAAAAAACAGCCTAAACTTTCTGACTTTGTCATGTTGACAGAATATGCTGCCGATATTGACGCCCCTTGTGCATTTCCCAAAGTAAAATTAGACAACGTGCTAGGTGAGTGGCTAGAGAAACATCATAAAACTCAGTTACGAATATCTGAAACAGAAAAATACGCTCACGTGACATTTTTCTTCAGTGGTGGCAAAGAAGATACTTTCGAGGGTGAACAACGAATACTAGTGCCTTCGCCACAGGTTGCGACTTATGACATGCAACCAGAAATGAACTCAACACTATTGACTGATAAATTGGTTGCCGCAATAGAGAGCGGTGAACATGACTTTATTGTTTGTAACTATCCTAATGGTGATATGGTTGGCCATACTGGCGATTTTGATGCCGCAGTAAAGGCTTGCGAAGCAGTCGACAAATGCATTGCTAGAGTACTTCTTGCCGTAGAAAACACGGGCAGCGAGTGCTTAATTACCGCAGATCACGGTAACGCAGAGCAAATGGTGGACAATGTATCAGGCCAAGCACACACGGCACATACTTGTGAACCGGTACCATTAATTTATATTGGCCGAAATGCAGTAACCGCTAAAACAGGTGCCCTCAGTGATATTGCTCCAACAATACTAGCATTGATGGACATGCCTCAACCAAAAGAAATGACGGGTAGTAATTTATTAACGCTAAGCTAA
- a CDS encoding rhodanese-like domain-containing protein: protein MDQLITFAMSQPLLSGAWLVIVLLIIIMTIKIQMSPIKQLSTQEMTFLINRESGVVVDSRTEKDFKAGHIVDSLHLSNEKVSKNDFVSLEKHKDNPIIVVCSAGMSAGKVASELAKAGFSRVSILKGGMSAWISAGLPVTK from the coding sequence ATGGATCAACTTATTACTTTCGCAATGAGCCAACCTTTGCTTAGCGGCGCATGGCTTGTCATTGTTTTACTGATTATTATTATGACTATCAAAATTCAAATGTCACCGATTAAACAGTTAAGTACACAGGAAATGACTTTTTTAATAAACAGAGAGTCTGGTGTTGTTGTTGATAGCCGCACCGAAAAAGACTTTAAAGCAGGCCATATTGTTGACTCATTACACCTTAGTAATGAAAAAGTCAGTAAAAATGACTTCGTTAGTCTTGAAAAACATAAAGACAATCCCATCATTGTAGTATGTAGTGCTGGTATGAGTGCTGGCAAAGTTGCTAGTGAACTAGCAAAAGCAGGCTTCTCTCGAGTAAGTATACTTAAAGGCGGCATGAGTGCTTGGATTAGCGCAGGTTTACCTGTAACTAAGTAA
- the grxC gene encoding glutaredoxin 3, with amino-acid sequence MMTIDIYTKATCFYCMRAKALLDDMNITYNEIKIDGDAALREKMIKRSQGSSTVPQIFINDAHIGGCDDLLALNAQGKLASLLAQ; translated from the coding sequence ATGATGACAATTGACATATACACTAAAGCAACTTGTTTTTATTGCATGAGAGCGAAAGCACTCCTTGATGATATGAACATTACATACAATGAAATAAAAATTGACGGTGATGCCGCATTACGTGAAAAGATGATTAAACGTAGTCAGGGTAGTTCTACCGTGCCACAAATATTTATTAACGACGCGCATATTGGCGGTTGTGATGACTTGCTTGCATTAAATGCGCAAGGCAAATTAGCTTCACTTTTAGCACAATAA
- the secB gene encoding protein-export chaperone SecB, translated as MADENQNGVEASSEQQAPQFAIQRVYTKDISFETPNSPEVFQKEWKPEVQLDIDTKSTKLAENTYEVTLSLTVTAKVEEQTAFLAEVQQAGIFTIGNLAEAQLAHTIGAFCPTTLFPYAREAVANLVSRGSFPQINLAPVNFEALFANYVQQRAAQANVEQTQTSTETH; from the coding sequence ATGGCTGACGAAAATCAAAACGGCGTAGAAGCATCAAGCGAACAACAAGCTCCACAATTTGCTATTCAGCGCGTTTACACAAAAGATATCTCATTTGAAACACCAAATTCTCCAGAAGTGTTTCAAAAAGAATGGAAGCCAGAAGTACAGTTAGATATAGATACAAAATCTACTAAGCTTGCAGAAAATACTTATGAAGTAACATTGTCTTTAACTGTTACAGCTAAAGTTGAAGAGCAAACTGCTTTTCTAGCTGAAGTACAACAAGCCGGTATTTTTACTATTGGCAACCTTGCTGAAGCTCAGTTAGCTCATACTATTGGCGCATTTTGTCCAACAACGTTATTCCCATATGCTCGTGAAGCAGTTGCTAACTTAGTTAGTCGTGGCTCATTCCCACAAATTAACTTAGCGCCAGTTAACTTTGAAGCATTATTTGCTAACTATGTACAACAACGTGCAGCACAAGCAAATGTAGAACAAACACAAACAAGCACTGAAACTCACTAG
- the gpsA gene encoding NAD(P)H-dependent glycerol-3-phosphate dehydrogenase has translation MSDNSAAISVIGAGSYGTALAICLARNGHDTLLWGRDAKHVTEMASSRANEKYLPGSKFPEALQVSNDLAHVVAASKNILLVVPSHVFGEVLTQIKPFMRKDARLVWATKGLEHDSGRLLQDVAREILGDEISLAVLSGPTFAKEMAAGLPTAISLSSTDEVFVNDISNLLHCERAFRVYSNSDFIGVQLGGAVKNVIAIGAGMADGIGFGANARTALITRGLAEMTRLGCALNAEPSTFMGMAGLGDLVLTCTDNQSRNRRFGLALGRGADVEQAMADIGQVVEGYRNTKEVFMLSQRMGVEMPIVEQVYQVLYRGKDAKLAAADLLSRERKFE, from the coding sequence ATGAGTGATAATTCTGCAGCAATTTCGGTTATTGGCGCTGGCTCATACGGTACGGCGCTGGCAATTTGTTTAGCGCGTAACGGTCATGACACCTTATTGTGGGGTCGTGATGCTAAGCACGTTACTGAAATGGCCAGCTCTCGCGCTAATGAAAAGTATTTACCGGGCAGTAAGTTTCCTGAGGCATTACAAGTTAGTAATGATTTAGCTCATGTAGTTGCCGCCAGTAAAAACATTTTATTAGTCGTACCTAGCCATGTATTTGGTGAGGTGTTAACGCAAATTAAGCCATTTATGCGAAAAGATGCCCGCTTAGTTTGGGCAACTAAAGGTTTAGAGCATGACTCCGGACGCTTATTGCAAGATGTAGCTCGAGAGATTTTAGGTGATGAAATTTCATTAGCAGTGCTTTCGGGTCCTACTTTTGCGAAAGAAATGGCCGCAGGATTACCAACAGCAATATCTTTGTCTTCGACAGATGAAGTATTTGTTAACGATATTTCTAATTTATTACATTGCGAGCGAGCTTTCCGTGTCTATAGCAATAGCGACTTTATCGGTGTGCAATTAGGCGGAGCAGTGAAAAATGTGATTGCGATCGGTGCAGGTATGGCCGATGGTATTGGTTTTGGTGCTAATGCTAGAACGGCATTAATCACCCGTGGTCTAGCTGAAATGACGCGTTTAGGTTGTGCATTGAATGCCGAGCCTTCAACATTTATGGGCATGGCGGGATTAGGCGACTTAGTCTTAACTTGTACCGATAATCAATCACGTAACCGTCGCTTTGGTTTAGCTTTGGGTCGTGGTGCAGACGTTGAACAAGCAATGGCAGACATTGGCCAAGTGGTTGAAGGTTACCGCAACACCAAAGAAGTATTTATGCTTTCGCAACGTATGGGTGTTGAAATGCCGATTGTTGAGCAAGTCTACCAAGTGCTTTATCGTGGTAAAGATGCCAAGCTAGCAGCGGCAGATTTATTATCTCGCGAACGTAAATTTGAATAA
- the trmL gene encoding tRNA (uridine(34)/cytosine(34)/5-carboxymethylaminomethyluridine(34)-2'-O)-methyltransferase TrmL, with protein MLDVVLFQPQIPPNTGNIIRLCANTGFRLHLIEPLGFDLEDKKLRRAGLDYHEFAALKRHANYQSFIESEQPKRILAVTTKSTGYYGDVNFQAGDYLLFGSETGGLPEDVRQQIPDQDKIRIPMLKDSRSMNLSNATAVIVYEAWRQLGFENSI; from the coding sequence ATGTTAGATGTCGTTTTATTTCAACCACAAATTCCCCCCAACACTGGCAACATCATTCGTTTATGTGCTAATACCGGCTTTAGATTACACTTAATTGAGCCGTTAGGCTTTGATCTAGAAGATAAAAAATTGAGAAGAGCCGGTTTAGATTACCATGAATTTGCCGCTCTTAAGCGTCATGCTAATTATCAAAGTTTTATCGAATCTGAACAACCTAAGCGTATCTTAGCGGTAACAACAAAATCAACCGGATATTACGGTGATGTTAACTTTCAAGCCGGTGATTATCTTTTATTTGGCTCAGAAACCGGTGGGTTACCAGAAGATGTGCGCCAGCAAATTCCAGATCAAGACAAAATACGCATCCCAATGCTAAAAGATAGCCGTAGCATGAACTTGTCGAATGCCACTGCAGTTATTGTCTATGAAGCATGGCGTCAACTAGGCTTCGAAAATTCGATTTAA
- a CDS encoding cation diffusion facilitator family transporter, with translation MKKHLDSDQYAYLVKLAAFAATATALILVLLKLYAWLATDASAMLASATDSILDLFASLMNVVILRFALAPADKEHKFGHGKAESLAGLVQAAFVLGSALLLMFNGLGRIINPQEIVRTEVGIVVSIIAIVMTLLLVVLQKYVISRTRSVAISADALHYQSDLFLNLGVLAALFLSQGYWLQADGFFTVAVGVFLLVGAGKIIWTSVHHLMDHELSEEDRNIIKDIVLTHEGTYGLHELRTRQAGQDRFIQFHLELDDELSLLEAHSIGEAIEAEIIQALAPCEVFIHHDPHSVGASASESNSKKQVD, from the coding sequence ATGAAAAAACATCTTGATTCAGACCAATATGCTTATCTCGTAAAACTAGCGGCATTTGCTGCAACAGCGACAGCACTTATATTGGTATTGCTAAAACTTTATGCCTGGCTTGCTACTGATGCAAGTGCCATGCTTGCCTCAGCAACAGATTCTATTTTAGATTTGTTTGCCTCATTGATGAATGTCGTTATCTTACGTTTTGCACTCGCACCCGCTGATAAAGAGCATAAATTTGGTCATGGTAAAGCGGAAAGCTTAGCAGGGCTTGTACAAGCAGCCTTTGTTCTGGGCTCAGCGCTATTACTGATGTTTAATGGACTTGGCCGTATTATAAATCCACAAGAAATTGTGCGCACCGAAGTTGGTATCGTCGTCTCTATTATCGCGATAGTGATGACATTATTGCTGGTAGTATTGCAAAAATACGTTATCAGCCGCACTCGATCTGTCGCGATCAGTGCCGATGCTTTGCACTATCAATCAGATTTATTTTTAAATTTAGGTGTGTTGGCGGCATTATTTTTAAGCCAAGGGTACTGGTTACAAGCCGACGGATTTTTTACGGTAGCTGTTGGTGTGTTCTTGTTGGTTGGTGCGGGTAAAATAATATGGACCAGTGTTCATCACTTGATGGATCATGAGTTGTCAGAAGAAGACCGAAATATCATTAAAGACATTGTCTTGACGCATGAAGGAACATACGGATTACATGAGTTACGAACACGACAAGCAGGGCAAGACCGCTTTATTCAATTCCATTTAGAGCTAGATGATGAGCTATCACTACTGGAAGCGCATAGTATTGGCGAAGCGATTGAAGCTGAGATTATTCAAGCACTAGCGCCCTGTGAGGTCTTTATTCATCACGACCCTCATTCGGTAGGGGCTAGCGCTAGTGAAAGTAATAGCAAGAAACAGGTTGATTAA
- a CDS encoding alpha/beta fold hydrolase, producing the protein MANAKSVASKRALTLEKVEAIEVFWQSVHQASFKTGDNIDIAYAANFKRPEKPYVIIVPGRSESYLKYQELAFDLDNQGYDSVIIDHRGQGLSTRLTANRLQGYIADFDHYAADLQQLVSRVLPAQYPQHSQNAFMLAHSMGGAIALRYLQLYPHKVKALSLSSPMIAIASGGVPNWLAVSLIKSGATINNLLSDTPWYFFGQSDVNKSSFADNRLMHSQTRFQRFRALYEERTELKLGGVTFNWLAQAIKNSQNLFDDLDKLSLPIQMMQAEDEHIVDNEAQNNFCQQLNKLNNDYCPEGKTIVIAGAYHELFFEVDEYRDNAIDNAIAWFSQHQ; encoded by the coding sequence ATGGCAAACGCAAAAAGCGTAGCGAGTAAGCGAGCGCTTACTTTAGAAAAGGTTGAGGCCATTGAGGTTTTTTGGCAATCCGTCCATCAAGCTTCGTTTAAAACAGGTGATAATATTGATATTGCCTATGCTGCTAATTTTAAACGTCCTGAAAAACCTTACGTCATTATTGTACCTGGTCGTTCAGAAAGTTACCTAAAATATCAAGAACTCGCTTTTGACTTAGATAACCAAGGTTACGACAGTGTTATCATCGATCATCGCGGACAAGGCCTGTCAACGCGTTTAACGGCTAATCGTTTACAGGGCTACATTGCTGATTTTGACCATTATGCAGCAGACTTGCAGCAATTAGTCAGTCGAGTTTTACCTGCACAATATCCACAGCATTCGCAAAACGCTTTTATGTTAGCGCATTCGATGGGCGGCGCTATCGCTTTGAGATATCTCCAGCTATACCCACATAAAGTAAAAGCGTTAAGTTTGAGTTCACCGATGATCGCTATTGCCAGTGGTGGAGTACCCAATTGGCTAGCGGTTTCGCTAATCAAGAGCGGTGCAACAATAAACAATTTGTTATCCGATACTCCTTGGTATTTCTTTGGACAAAGCGATGTAAACAAAAGCTCATTTGCCGATAATCGCTTAATGCATTCACAGACGCGCTTTCAACGTTTTCGTGCTTTGTATGAGGAGCGTACAGAATTAAAACTGGGCGGCGTAACATTCAACTGGTTAGCACAAGCAATAAAAAATTCACAAAATTTATTCGACGATCTTGATAAATTGTCGTTGCCAATACAAATGATGCAAGCTGAAGATGAACATATTGTAGATAACGAAGCGCAAAATAACTTCTGCCAACAGTTAAATAAGCTCAATAACGACTATTGTCCCGAGGGCAAAACAATCGTGATAGCCGGTGCTTATCATGAGCTTTTTTTTGAAGTTGATGAATATCGAGATAACGCGATAGATAATGCTATCGCTTGGTTTTCTCAACACCAATAA
- a CDS encoding ATP-binding protein gives MLTNEVYSSDKWQIESLQRFLVENNLESMATVKFEFYRMTGPLSVDIKGTPYQLFLASRDRKPHFGNFIRGMPNWIRLAIPIIISTILLWLLTRSLTKPLIAMQKAAVRFGDGEFSSRMPLIAQRNDEIGACAVSFNLMAEKLEQNIGSHQRLMADVSHELRSPMTRLQIALGLAQQDNISPEILHKHLQRCELEVTRLDEMIASVLSLSRMENTINQMELMAVDLNQLLTLCIEDAQYIANEKSITITLHSEGTALLQADANLLSSAINNILINAVKYSHESDELSVNLTKTNTHFAIDIIDQGIGVPAADLPRLFEPFYRVAQARDRATGGTGLGMAIAKQAIAAHNGHISAKNNINNGLTVTIELPLTISKNNTHA, from the coding sequence ATGCTAACCAATGAAGTCTACTCTTCAGACAAATGGCAAATTGAAAGTTTACAGCGATTTTTAGTCGAAAATAATTTAGAAAGTATGGCTACAGTAAAGTTTGAGTTTTATCGAATGACTGGCCCCTTAAGCGTTGATATTAAAGGTACACCTTATCAGTTGTTTCTTGCAAGTCGTGACCGCAAGCCTCACTTTGGCAATTTCATCCGTGGTATGCCGAACTGGATACGTTTAGCTATTCCCATTATCATCAGCACTATTCTACTGTGGTTATTGACTCGTTCATTAACCAAGCCCTTAATAGCCATGCAAAAAGCGGCTGTACGTTTCGGTGATGGAGAATTTAGCTCCCGCATGCCTTTAATAGCGCAACGCAATGATGAAATTGGTGCTTGTGCTGTCAGCTTCAACTTAATGGCTGAAAAATTAGAACAAAACATTGGTTCACATCAACGACTTATGGCCGATGTTTCTCATGAATTACGCTCCCCCATGACCAGACTACAAATTGCACTTGGATTAGCCCAGCAAGACAATATTAGTCCGGAAATACTACACAAACATTTACAGCGTTGTGAACTTGAGGTGACTCGACTAGATGAAATGATTGCCAGTGTGCTTTCTTTATCACGTATGGAAAACACCATCAATCAAATGGAATTAATGGCCGTCGATCTTAACCAGCTACTCACTCTATGTATTGAAGACGCACAATATATTGCTAATGAAAAATCAATAACTATTACCTTGCATAGCGAAGGCACTGCGTTGCTACAAGCGGATGCTAATTTATTGTCTAGCGCCATTAATAATATTCTAATCAATGCGGTAAAATATAGTCATGAAAGCGACGAGCTTAGCGTTAACTTAACCAAGACTAACACACACTTTGCTATCGACATTATCGATCAAGGTATCGGTGTGCCTGCTGCCGACTTACCTAGATTGTTTGAACCTTTCTACCGAGTTGCTCAAGCACGTGATCGCGCTACAGGTGGCACAGGATTAGGCATGGCAATAGCAAAACAGGCAATTGCTGCCCACAATGGCCATATCAGTGCCAAAAATAACATTAACAATGGCTTAACTGTTACTATTGAATTACCCTTAACGATCAGTAAAAATAACACTCATGCATAA
- a CDS encoding response regulator transcription factor translates to MKKHKLLLIDDDKELAELLSDYLATEGFELICCHDGISGLEKAFDDSISLILLDVMMPGLTGFEVLKALGGNHKTPILMLTAKGDNADRILGLELGADDYLPKPFQHRELLARINAILRRINIVKNSKEQCSALAVNGVLLNHATRQVTCHEQVIELTGTEYQIIEHLMSKPGEIVSKSEISEQVLKRKLSAFDRSIDMHVSNIRRKLLPFSPTDKLKTIRGAGYIFLAGELN, encoded by the coding sequence ATGAAAAAACATAAACTTCTATTAATAGATGATGACAAAGAATTGGCTGAACTGTTATCTGATTATCTCGCTACAGAAGGTTTCGAGCTGATCTGTTGTCATGATGGCATAAGCGGATTAGAAAAAGCTTTTGATGATAGCATTTCACTTATTCTATTGGATGTAATGATGCCTGGTTTAACAGGTTTTGAAGTGCTAAAAGCCCTAGGCGGCAATCACAAAACCCCCATACTCATGCTAACAGCTAAAGGTGACAACGCCGACCGAATTTTAGGTTTAGAACTTGGCGCTGACGATTACTTACCCAAACCCTTTCAGCACCGCGAATTACTTGCTCGTATTAACGCTATTCTTCGCCGTATAAATATTGTAAAAAATAGTAAAGAGCAATGCTCAGCGCTTGCTGTAAACGGTGTTCTACTTAACCATGCTACACGTCAGGTCACTTGCCATGAGCAAGTTATCGAACTTACTGGTACTGAATACCAAATAATTGAACATTTAATGTCAAAGCCAGGAGAAATTGTCAGCAAAAGTGAAATATCTGAGCAAGTATTAAAGCGAAAACTTAGTGCTTTTGACCGCAGTATTGACATGCATGTTAGTAATATCAGACGCAAATTATTACCTTTTAGTCCGACAGATAAACTTAAGACTATCCGAGGGGCGGGTTATATTTTCTTGGCAGGAGAGCTTAATTGA
- a CDS encoding Spy/CpxP family protein refolding chaperone, producing the protein MKTNKLNFSVKPLVAMSVIVLAITSITVSALGHKDDDHNHKSKMDYQQGESNEYHRKGKNRLHRLVKKLDLSDEQKAQVKDIFAKMSAKHKNDSAGLKEQMQSLMQASEFDENKFEAIHLKRQENFQKMAMEKAKTRHAIMQVLTAEQQEEFLAMGKQRRRSR; encoded by the coding sequence ATGAAAACAAACAAATTAAATTTTAGCGTAAAGCCATTGGTAGCAATGAGTGTGATTGTTCTTGCTATAACGAGTATTACCGTCAGTGCTTTGGGCCATAAAGATGATGACCATAACCATAAAAGTAAAATGGATTACCAACAAGGTGAAAGTAATGAATATCATCGCAAAGGTAAAAATCGCTTACACCGTCTAGTTAAAAAACTGGATTTGAGTGATGAACAAAAAGCTCAAGTTAAAGACATTTTTGCCAAGATGTCTGCAAAGCACAAAAATGATTCTGCGGGGCTAAAAGAGCAAATGCAGTCACTTATGCAAGCAAGCGAGTTTGATGAAAATAAATTTGAAGCTATTCATTTAAAGCGCCAAGAAAATTTTCAAAAAATGGCGATGGAAAAAGCCAAAACCCGTCACGCTATTATGCAAGTACTAACAGCTGAGCAACAAGAAGAATTTTTAGCTATGGGTAAGCAGCGCAGAAGATCACGTTAA